In Necator americanus strain Aroian chromosome IV, whole genome shotgun sequence, the following proteins share a genomic window:
- a CDS encoding hypothetical protein (NECATOR_CHRIV.G15685.T1) — MRQQRIAEEIKRKSTNKMERKMRFLPLSLFFTWTLGDEAILSTVDVVWGSCHRYNEKELFLHVLNLACPLDYDNKCDDPIMDPYGLFKYRCQTVYPNDDKLFTVDIVNASTLLRMLQHTDPYKRTWCMITLFYSPTCPFSARLAPHFNALPQMYNGSIKFIAFDATEFTKLNSRYGVSGTPTVMLWVSGAAVARMEDRTLNDMGLMSFIFDWTDVTPLFGTARSAESPLHIEYDDRPDVFYLSLSLLVAFAVVIYCLRDRICENTRVRTALTWMAAKIDALGNYFAPQPRPEQRR; from the exons ATGCGCTTTTTGCCGCTCTCCCTGTTTTTCACTTGGACACTAGGCGACGAAGCCATACTTTCGACGGTCGATGTCGTCTGGGGAAGTTGCCATCGATATAATGAAAAAGAGCTTTTTCT TCATGTCCTCAATCTTGCATGCCCGCTAGACTACGATAATAAATGTGATGATCCCATCATGGATCCATACGGGCTGTTCAAGTACCGCTGTCAAACAGTCT ATCCAAATGATGACAAATTGTTTACTGTTGACATCGTCAATGCCAGCACATTGCTTCGAATGTTACAACATACTGATCCTTATAAAAGGACCTGGTGTATGATAAC ATTGTTCTACTCTCCAACATGTCCGTTTAGTGCCCGTTTAGCACCTCATTTCAATGCGCTTCCGCAGATGTATAATGGTAGCAtcaaatttattgcttttGATGCTACAGAATTTACAAA ATTAAATTCGCGGTATGGTGTTTCTGGTACTCCTACTGTTATGCTTTGGGTAAGTGGAGCCGCCGTAGCTCGAATGGAGGATCGAACTCTCAACGACATGGGACTTATG TCTTTCATCTTTGATTGGACGGATGTGACGCCATTGTTTGGAACTGCACGTAGTGCGGAAAGTCCACTTCACATCGAATATGATGATCGTCCGGATGTGTTCTATCTAAGTCTATCACTGCTTGTAGCTTTTGCAG TGGTCATCTATTGCTTGCGGGACCGGATTTGTGAGAACACACGGGTAAGAACTGCGCTCACGTGGATGGCCGCTAAAATTGACGCTCTGGGCAATTATTTCGCTCCGCAACCTAGGCCAGAACAACGTCGATGA
- a CDS encoding hypothetical protein (NECATOR_CHRIV.G15685.T3), whose translation MRFLPLSLFFTWTLGDEAILSTVDVVWGSCHRYNEKELFLHVLNLACPLDYDNKCDDPIMDPYGLFKYRCQTVYPNDDKLFTVDIVNASTLLRMLQHTDPYKRTWCMITLFYSPTCPFSARLAPHFNALPQMYNGSIKFIAFDATEFTKLNSRYGVSGTPTVMLWVSGAAVARMEDRTLNDMGLMSFIFDWTDVTPLFGTARSAESPLHIEYDDRPDVFYLSLSLLVAFAVVIYCLRDRICENTRVLRDRRIF comes from the exons ATGCGCTTTTTGCCGCTCTCCCTGTTTTTCACTTGGACACTAGGCGACGAAGCCATACTTTCGACGGTCGATGTCGTCTGGGGAAGTTGCCATCGATATAATGAAAAAGAGCTTTTTCT TCATGTCCTCAATCTTGCATGCCCGCTAGACTACGATAATAAATGTGATGATCCCATCATGGATCCATACGGGCTGTTCAAGTACCGCTGTCAAACAGTCT ATCCAAATGATGACAAATTGTTTACTGTTGACATCGTCAATGCCAGCACATTGCTTCGAATGTTACAACATACTGATCCTTATAAAAGGACCTGGTGTATGATAAC ATTGTTCTACTCTCCAACATGTCCGTTTAGTGCCCGTTTAGCACCTCATTTCAATGCGCTTCCGCAGATGTATAATGGTAGCAtcaaatttattgcttttGATGCTACAGAATTTACAAA ATTAAATTCGCGGTATGGTGTTTCTGGTACTCCTACTGTTATGCTTTGGGTAAGTGGAGCCGCCGTAGCTCGAATGGAGGATCGAACTCTCAACGACATGGGACTTATG TCTTTCATCTTTGATTGGACGGATGTGACGCCATTGTTTGGAACTGCACGTAGTGCGGAAAGTCCACTTCACATCGAATATGATGATCGTCCGGATGTGTTCTATCTAAGTCTATCACTGCTTGTAGCTTTTGCAG TGGTCATCTATTGCTTGCGGGACCGGATTTGTGAGAACACACGG GTACTCCGGGATCGTAGGATATTTTAA
- a CDS encoding hypothetical protein (NECATOR_CHRIV.G15685.T2) codes for MCKMRFLPLSLFFTWTLGDEAILSTVDVVWGSCHRYNEKELFLHVLNLACPLDYDNKCDDPIMDPYGLFKYRCQTVYPNDDKLFTVDIVNASTLLRMLQHTDPYKRTWCMITLFYSPTCPFSARLAPHFNALPQMYNGSIKFIAFDATEFTKLNSRYGVSGTPTVMLWVSGAAVARMEDRTLNDMGLMSFIFDWTDVTPLFGTARSAESPLHIEYDDRPDVFYLSLSLLVAFAVVIYCLRDRICENTRVLRDRRIF; via the exons ATGCGCTTTTTGCCGCTCTCCCTGTTTTTCACTTGGACACTAGGCGACGAAGCCATACTTTCGACGGTCGATGTCGTCTGGGGAAGTTGCCATCGATATAATGAAAAAGAGCTTTTTCT TCATGTCCTCAATCTTGCATGCCCGCTAGACTACGATAATAAATGTGATGATCCCATCATGGATCCATACGGGCTGTTCAAGTACCGCTGTCAAACAGTCT ATCCAAATGATGACAAATTGTTTACTGTTGACATCGTCAATGCCAGCACATTGCTTCGAATGTTACAACATACTGATCCTTATAAAAGGACCTGGTGTATGATAAC ATTGTTCTACTCTCCAACATGTCCGTTTAGTGCCCGTTTAGCACCTCATTTCAATGCGCTTCCGCAGATGTATAATGGTAGCAtcaaatttattgcttttGATGCTACAGAATTTACAAA ATTAAATTCGCGGTATGGTGTTTCTGGTACTCCTACTGTTATGCTTTGGGTAAGTGGAGCCGCCGTAGCTCGAATGGAGGATCGAACTCTCAACGACATGGGACTTATG TCTTTCATCTTTGATTGGACGGATGTGACGCCATTGTTTGGAACTGCACGTAGTGCGGAAAGTCCACTTCACATCGAATATGATGATCGTCCGGATGTGTTCTATCTAAGTCTATCACTGCTTGTAGCTTTTGCAG TGGTCATCTATTGCTTGCGGGACCGGATTTGTGAGAACACACGG GTACTCCGGGATCGTAGGATATTTTAA